Below is a genomic region from Amyelois transitella isolate CPQ chromosome Z, ilAmyTran1.1, whole genome shotgun sequence.
TATTAGGTTAATTAAAAACGTCATTTCCTGCGGTAGTTATACTCGCACTTAAGATGTAAGGATCtgataaatatctttttaccTAGATCACTATACAACTCTCTCAATAACTACCAAATACGGAGTAAACTTCACGATTTTGTTGAATAcaaattttgttcaattacaaaataataataaagagaaaacttATTCCGAACAGATTCAGAATCTTACTCAAATCTTGCTTGAATATTTGCAGGTGTTCGACTTCTATGGGGTTACCATCACGCTGCGTCTGCACTTGTGTTACCTTCTCGTCCCGCTGATTATCATCAATCTTGTGAAGGACCTCAAACTGATGACGCCTTTATCCACTATCTCCAACGTAGTGACCATTTTCGCCCTCATTCTGGTTTTCTTCTACCTGGTAGAAGACGATGTAGAAGTTGATAGTTCTATGCTGGAAATCAAGACGGCCCTAGACATTCCTGCCTTCGTGGGTACTACATTGTTTGCGCTGGAGGCCGTCGGAGTGGTACGTTTTCAGCTTTTTATTGCctgttttatctattttttttttcatatcaaatcatataaaaaaatagataaaacagTAGATATAGTTTTGTCGATAATGTTCATTTGCTCTGATCAGCTggtaataaagaataggacttgataataatttaatttcgattaattttggaaaaatattaaatcgaaCCTTATATAGAAACCAAACAATGACACATATTAACCATCTATTTTCTTTCTCAaccaagtaatttttttttgaccctttaaaaaaatgaggAAATTTCCTATTCACCTGTGTTTGATACTTGATGATGTAAGCGctcaataaatttcttttaaattgtttcgATGTTCTTTTTTTCTCGAATACTCTTGTGGTGTGTCTCCCATATTCGTTTTAACGTAAACGAATATGGGACCACCACAAGAGTTTGATGTCCCATCAAGAAAACGAGGGAACTTAAAGGAGAAGTGATTTACTGTATTGATAAACTGTGTAAAACTGTGTAAAACTGTGTAAAAGCTTTTGCAATCCATACTTTAAAAATGTGCACGATTATAAGAcggttgaaaaaaaataaatgtaattattccCTTATAGTGTACGTTTCCCTTATAGtgaactaaatattttatcaggtGTTGGCGCTGGAGTACAACATGGAAAACCCGAAGCAGTTTGTGGGTTTATTCGGACTCTTCAACATCGGCATGGTCATTATCATGGCACTGTACCTGATCGTGGGTCTCTTCGGGTACCTCAAATATGGAGACGACATTCAGGCTTCGATTACTCTTAATCTGCCTCAAGTTGAAAAGTTAGTTATCagttgtttgtttttcatgGATTCTCTAACTCACTACTTATCATTATATGTGCAACCCATCATTGTTTCTACATTGGAGCCAGGAACTTTTTCAATCCTATTGAGAgtaactaattaataaatgtcaTGTCATTTTCGCAGAAAAGCACAGGCGGCGAAAATTATGATCGCTATTGCAATTTTCCTGTCGTTCCCGTTGCAAAACTTCGTGGCTTATGTTATACTATTTcgaaaaatgaagaaaaagctTTCTAGTGGACCCCATACTTTGAAGACTTtggactatgtatgtattaaattcctgtttttatatatttaaaaaaagaagaacttGTATCTACCCGTCCTTACGGAGATTAAAATCGAGGATACAAAGTTTATTGTATGATATtaagatttatgtatgtatgtctaaatCACACATGATTGATTAGCTGTTAACGAAAAATCACTATTAGCATCGTGTAGCCTAATAATTGTTTacttttcaattgtttttattataaaaatagtcattatcCTCCTGGCGTTTGAGATGTCTTCCCTGGAGACAAAACTTTTTAACCCTTAGTTGTCCCGTAACCACAACCAGGAGCGGGGAATTTCAGGTCACGAATCTACCGCCGTCTGCTCAGTTAACAGGGGAACTTTGTCACAGTGGTTAGATGGTTACAAAGTACGGGAATGTATCTTACGGTAAGGAAAAACTCctcattgtaaaattattggctactagcggcccgccggTGAATTTTTATGATTGGTTTACAATTTCCGAAGACCTTAgaccttacaaacaaacaaaaaacagtcaaaaagacaaactttaaattaatttaaaagaatttcGGAATACCCTCTTTTAATCTTTTTGCAATAAGGTAGATACTCTAAGCTTTTAGTCCTCCCTAGACCAAATAAAAGGCACCTActcctacatgccaaatttcgaGTTTTTTAACCCAGCGATTTGTGCATTATCTGTCAGTTAGTTACACAACAACAGTTACAAAACgggttttatatataagtacctaaagaatattatttttgtgcagTTGCTACGGATTGCGCTAGTATTAACTCCGTGGTCGctggctgttatcgtgccctCACTCGGGCCCTTCATTGCATTATTTGGCGCACTgtgcctgtcactattagctatggtatttattattattaaaacaaccAAATTCTAATCGAGTGATTACAATTACGCTTAATATCCTTCAGTCGcagcctacaaaaagaaatcacattttaatgtgaaattacaaattcaaaataataggTATACCTTGAAATGATAAGGTACCTAACTACATTATATGAAAAAGGATCGAACATCTATGGCGCATGTGGTGAGAGACGCATGCTCGTGAGTGAGAAAGATCGAGTAACTTTTTAAAGAAACTCTCAGGCATGCACCctcttacttatattactgcagAAATGAAGCAAGCAAATACATAATGACTTCAGTGTTGACATCATGGTTTTGGGGAGCACCCAGAGTCTTCTATGATTATGAAAAAGTATTGTGATTCGTGGGATCTTTTACAtttggaaatataaaaatctctCACACTACAGGTGTTTCCGGCACTAATGGATCTCTGCGTGTGGTATCCGAAATCATACGGCGTATTGAGATACAAGCTGATTCGGGATCTGATCATCATTGTCCTCGGACTCTTCTGTTGCATATCGGGTTGCTACACCAGTGTACTAGAAATCATACACACTTTCGGATAGCTCAATGACCAGATAATACGGAGACAATACCAGATAACATATAAGACGATACGATAAGACGGAGACTCTCTCTTATCTTTACGTGTTCCGAAGTTGTATTCTCAATACTTGTATACTTGGGGGGTCTTGGGTTCGCTTTCTGATTTATCCCACGTTGGTTGATTTTCGGCATGTTCAGTATTACTACTACACAACCGTACTTCATCATGTGACATTAAGTTGAGCCCGGCTAAAGTTTATTCACTATTTATAAATGGCAACAGTTTTCGAAGTGATACGCTCATGTTACGTCAGATAATTGAAAAGAAAGATgatccttaaaaaaattatactaatcaaaactgtattaaaactagttttataTGGACACTATGAACAGCTTCCGTAAGCCAGActtactattttaaataaactataaactTAGTCATCTAGTAGGCATAGTGAATCGTGTAGAGTCGTTATATtagaatgttttgttttttcacatattgtATCGGAAATAAATGATGTTATGTACAGTTGTATTTTATTGGTTAACGACTACACCACCAAGACTAGAACTTATGAGATAGTAAGTATAACGGAGTCTTCATCTGTTTTTACGCTATATAACCTTGTAGTATAAGTAGTCACGTTTTTCTTTTACCCTTATAGGGTAAGCAGATCCATCAggctcgaaaagactgaagaattcaacaataacaatatttttcattcaaagTAATACTTAATGCATTTAATAACTTTAGGAAAGATTAGCCAAACTTAACAACAGACGAATAAATGAGCCACTCGCACATCTCTATGTTAGATGTGACCAGATCCTAAGGGTTTCGTTGTGTTTAACAGCTAGCTTATCTCTATGCCTGTTGTTCACCAGCCAATATCCAACTGTTTCTCAAGGAATTCATTTGCTAATATAGAGCACAGGATTAGGACTTTCCAACTTACTGTCACGGTACTTACAACTGAAATAAGTGACCACCtgatttatatgaaaacaatTAGTTATACAAAGTAAGTACTCTGTGACTGAACACTCCTTAGATATAATGGAATATAAAATCCTCCTGACACCTGAGTTTGACATGAAATT
It encodes:
- the LOC106133745 gene encoding proton-coupled amino acid transporter-like protein CG1139 — encoded protein: MFIYQFMAGVVETISGEDEEGKIEFDPHKHRKIVHPTSYSDTMIHLLKGSIGAGILAMPEAVRRVGIPASCGGILLIGTFATYCIQLLIAAQYLLCQRQRRGYMTYPRSMFIAVSEGPPLMRKCAYFFYYFVDTVLIMWQLGICTIYAVFVAENLKQVFDFYGVTITLRLHLCYLLVPLIIINLVKDLKLMTPLSTISNVVTIFALILVFFYLVEDDVEVDSSMLEIKTALDIPAFVGTTLFALEAVGVVLALEYNMENPKQFVGLFGLFNIGMVIIMALYLIVGLFGYLKYGDDIQASITLNLPQVEKKAQAAKIMIAIAIFLSFPLQNFVAYVILFRKMKKKLSSGPHTLKTLDYLLRIALVLTPWSLAVIVPSLGPFIALFGALCLSLLAMVFPALMDLCVWYPKSYGVLRYKLIRDLIIIVLGLFCCISGCYTSVLEIIHTFG